The Mesorhizobium sp. AR10 genome includes the window GCCGTCATCGTCCCAGACATCGACAGCAAGGCCGAGGCCCGCTCCCTGGATCTCGCCGGTCCATACCGGTTCTGTCGGAACGCCAAGCACGAAGCAGGAGACGATGTCGGTGCCGCCGGAGATCGAGGCCAGATGCACGTCCTGCTTGATGCCGTCATAGACGAAGCGGAAATCCTCCGGCGACAGCGGCGAGCCGGTGGATGAGATCGTCCGCACGGTGGCAAGATCATGGGTGCGGATCGGCTCCAGGCCGGCCTTGCGCACGGAATCGATGAACTTCGCCGAAGTGCCGAAATAGGTCATCTTCTCGGCATCGGCGAAGTCGAACAGAACATTGCCGTCGGGGTAGAAGGGCGAGCCGTCATAGAGCAGCAAGGTGGCGCCGGACGCCAGGCCCGAGACCAGCCAGTTCCACATCATCCAGCCGCAGGTGGTGAAATAGAAGAAGCGGTCGCCGTCGAGCAGGCCGGCATGGAGCCGCTGTTCCTTGACATGCTGGATCAGCGTTCCGCCGGCCGAATGGACGATGCATTTGGGGATGCCGGTCGTGCCGGAAGAAAACAGGATGTAGAGCGGATGCGAAAACGGCAGCCGCTCAAAGGTGACAGGCTTGGCAGCGAAGGGCGACAGCGCCTCTTCCAGAGCCGCGGCCTTGTCGATGGTCACTGCCACATCGGCCGAGGTGCCGAGATAGTCGACGATCAGGATCTTGCGTACGGAAGGCAGCTTTGCCGCCACGGAAGCGATCTTGTCGGCGACTTCGATCGCCTTGCCATTGTACCAATAGCCGTCCGGCGCGATGAAGACGACCGGCTCGATCTGGCCAAAACGGTCGAGAACCCCCTGCTCGCCGAAGTCGGGAGAACAGGACGACCAGACGGCGCCGATCGAGGCGGCGGCCAGCATCGCGGCAACGGCCTCCGGCATGTTGGACATCATCGCGGCGATTCGGTCGCCCTTTTTCACGCCGAGCGAGAGGAAAAGCTGCTGCAGGCGCGAGGTCAGCCCATGCAACTCATTCCACGACAGTCGACGCTCGATCTTGTCCTCGCCGCGAAACACAATTGCGTCGCTCGAGCCTGTCTTCTTCAAGAGGTTCTCGGCGAAGTTCAGCGTGGCGTCGGGAAAGAAGGCGGCACCAGGCATCAGATCGCCGTCGACCAGCACGGGCTCGCCCCTGTCACCGACGATGCCGCAGAACTCCCAGACCAGAGCCCAGAACGCCTCGCGATCGTCGATCGACCAGCGGTGAAGTTCGGCATAGGAGGCGAAAGATGTGCCGGCGTTCGCGGCGGCTGCTTTTATGAAGGCGGTCAGCGGCGCGGCGTCAATCTGGTCTTGTGTCGGGGTCCAGAGTGGTACTTCGGCAGCCATGATCGTTCCTCTTAAAGCGCGTCGCGTTTGAAGGGATTCCTAACGACGCGCTTTAAACTCTGCTTCATGCCGGTCGCTGTCCCAAAAACGCCGCGCACCTCTCGGGGCAGGCTTTTGGGCGACATGCATTGGGCACCCTCGCTTATGCATATCGCGGCGCAGCAGAGCAAGATTTTGTTCGGTCGACCGCGCAGCATGTGCGCAAATGCCATCGCCGGGCCATAAAGACTTGAAATGCCTAAGCCTTGGGTTACACCCGTTGGGCGATTTTTGTTGGAATGGAAGCATACGGGGCGATATGCCATCACCTTTGATCCGGCGCGGAGTATGGGCGATCGGCGTTGCCGTGCTCGTCATCGCGCTGGTCGTCGCCGCCCTGCCGCTCATTGCCTCGACCCGTATCGTGCGCGACCGCATCGCCTGGGAGATGAGTGCGTGGAGCGGTTTCAGGGTCACCATCGACGGCGCGCCGCGCATCGAGGTGTGGCCGAAGTTCCGGGCCATCCTGACCGACGTGACGCTTTCGCAATGGACGGAGACCGACGCGCCGCCGGTGATCGAGGCCGAGCGGGTCGAGGTCGACCTTTCCGCCATGGCGGCGCTGCGCGGCGACGTGGCGTTTTCGACGGCGCGGCTGGTGCGGCCGACGATCAGGGTTCAGCGCATCGCAAACGGCCTGTTCCTGCCTGCCATACCGTCCGGCGGACGCATCACGCGCTCGATCGACACCGCTCGCGGCGTGGTCAACGCCGATCCCGCCAAGCCGGATCTGAGCAAGCTGCCGGCGGATCCGTTCGGCATCGTGGAGTTCAGGGACGGACGCGTGATCGCCTCCGTCGGCGGCAAGGACGACGAGATCCTGAGCAGCCTGACCGGCCAGGCGAACTGGGCGGCGATGAACAGCAATGCGACGCTATCGGCGACCGGAATCTGGCGCGGCGAAAGCGTCGCCGTGGACGCCGCCTCCCCGAACCCGCTGGTGCTGTTTGCCGGGGGTGCTGCGCCGATCTCGCTTTCCTTCAAGGCAGCACCGGCCACCTTCTCGTTCGACGGCATGGCCAGCATGTCCGAAAATGCTTATTTCGACGGCCAGGCGAAATTTGCCGCCCCTTCGCTGAGGCGCGTGCTCGAATGGTCGCAGGCCGGCATCGCACTCGGTGCGGCGATCGGCTCCGTCTCCGTTTCCAGCAAGGTCACGGCGACGACGGGCCGGATAAAATTCGAGAACACCGCGGTGGCACTGGACAACAATCCGGGAATGGGGGCGCTGGACCTCTCCTTTGGTGAAGCGCTGCCGGTGATCTCCGGCACGCTTGCCTTCGATACGCTCGACCTCAGGTCGTTTCTGT containing:
- a CDS encoding acetoacetate--CoA ligase, giving the protein MAAEVPLWTPTQDQIDAAPLTAFIKAAAANAGTSFASYAELHRWSIDDREAFWALVWEFCGIVGDRGEPVLVDGDLMPGAAFFPDATLNFAENLLKKTGSSDAIVFRGEDKIERRLSWNELHGLTSRLQQLFLSLGVKKGDRIAAMMSNMPEAVAAMLAAASIGAVWSSCSPDFGEQGVLDRFGQIEPVVFIAPDGYWYNGKAIEVADKIASVAAKLPSVRKILIVDYLGTSADVAVTIDKAAALEEALSPFAAKPVTFERLPFSHPLYILFSSGTTGIPKCIVHSAGGTLIQHVKEQRLHAGLLDGDRFFYFTTCGWMMWNWLVSGLASGATLLLYDGSPFYPDGNVLFDFADAEKMTYFGTSAKFIDSVRKAGLEPIRTHDLATVRTISSTGSPLSPEDFRFVYDGIKQDVHLASISGGTDIVSCFVLGVPTEPVWTGEIQGAGLGLAVDVWDDDGKPVRQEKGELVCTRAFPAMPIGFWNDPEGKKYKAAYFERFDNVWCHGDFAEWTAHGGMIIHGRSDATLNPGGVRIGTAEIYNQVEQMPEILEALCIGQDFDNDVRVVLFVRLAAGIALDADLEKRIRTKIRTGASPRHVPAKIVAVADIPRTKSGKITELAVRDMVHGRTIKNKEALANPEALELFRNLPQLAD
- a CDS encoding AsmA family protein, which produces MPSPLIRRGVWAIGVAVLVIALVVAALPLIASTRIVRDRIAWEMSAWSGFRVTIDGAPRIEVWPKFRAILTDVTLSQWTETDAPPVIEAERVEVDLSAMAALRGDVAFSTARLVRPTIRVQRIANGLFLPAIPSGGRITRSIDTARGVVNADPAKPDLSKLPADPFGIVEFRDGRVIASVGGKDDEILSSLTGQANWAAMNSNATLSATGIWRGESVAVDAASPNPLVLFAGGAAPISLSFKAAPATFSFDGMASMSENAYFDGQAKFAAPSLRRVLEWSQAGIALGAAIGSVSVSSKVTATTGRIKFENTAVALDNNPGMGALDLSFGEALPVISGTLAFDTLDLRSFLSAFTPLAPAGETGPGEIDSSFADRINLDLRVSAAHATAGAIQLADVAAAAQVKNGLAVFDISDASAFGGNIQSSLRFDRKPEGTQVEIRLLASDIDGAAFGTAAGMTRLVPASTGTVSVILKGPGKSWNSIFENADGSVSATFGPGALSGLNLPAFLKHAEQGGFFALDDVANGTLPIDGAELKASISKGVARLDKAEANSAKYKIWLSGIASYAGRGLALSGGVIQPEQAATQTNEQGPNQSSFFVGGTWSTPFISPVSRGVSGE